A stretch of Physeter macrocephalus isolate SW-GA chromosome 6, ASM283717v5, whole genome shotgun sequence DNA encodes these proteins:
- the TAS2R42 gene encoding taste receptor type 2 member 42, translated as MPSGVENTFLAEVIGEFMTGMLGNGFIVLVNCIDWVKRPKFSSADCILTGLASSRISQLWKMLFDSFVLVLWAHLYAIDKLAKNFWTLSNHLATWFATCLSVFCLFKVASSSHPCFTWLRWQIHRVVLVLLMGSLFLLFLNFELVDAFNGVWTNVYKIYERNSTWPSDVSKTLYLDMLIFTFICLIPFLLSLTSLLCLFLSLMRHTRNLQLSPSSKDFSIEAHKRAMKMVMSFLLLFMVHVSSILLTGWVFLKLQKHQANLVVMLTLTLFPSGHSFILILANSKLRQNALGLLWYLNCHLKKVKPLAS; from the coding sequence ATGCCATCTGGAGTTGAAAATACTTTTCTGGCAGAGGTAATAGGAGAGTTCATGACTGGAATGCTGGGGAATGGGTTCATTGTACTAGTTAACTGCATTGACTGGGTGAAGAGACCAAAGTTCTCATCAGCTGACTGCATCCTCACCGGCCTGGCAAGCTCCAGAATCAGTCAACTTTGGAAAATGCTATTTGACTCGTTTGTACTGGTGTTATGGGCACATCTATATGCCATTGATAAACTAGCAAAAAATTTTTGGACCCTGTCCAATCACCTAGCTACCTGGTTTGCTACCTGTCTAAGTGTTTTCTGCCTCTTTAAAGTAgccagttcctcccacccctgctTCACCTGGCTGCGGTGGCAAATTCATAGAGTGGTACTTGTGCTTCTGATGGGGTCTTTGTTCTTACTGTTTTTGAACTTTGAATTAGTAGATGCGTTTAATGGTGTCTGGACTAATGtctacaaaatatatgaaagaaactCAACGTGGCCCTCAGATGTAAGTAAAACTCTTTATCTTGACATGTTGATTTTCACCTTCATCTGTTTAATCCCCTTTCTTCTGTCCCTGACCTCATTGCTCTGTTTATTCCTCTCCTTGATGAGACACACCAGGAATTTGCAGCTCAGCCCCAGCTCAAAGGACTTCAGCATAGAGGCCCATAAAAGAGCCATGAAAATGGTGatgtctttcctcctcctcttcatggTTCACGTTTCTTCTATCCTATTAACAGGTTGGGTTTTCCTTAAACTGCAGAAACATCAAGCCAATTTGGTTGTCATGTTAACTTTGACTCTTTTTCCTTCAGGCCACTCATTTATCTTAATTTTGGCAAACAGCAAGCTGAGACAAAATGCCTTAGGACTACTGTGGTATCTTAACTGCCACCTGAAAAAAGTGAAACCTTTAGCTTCATAG